CTAAAAAAGAAATAGAATTAGCTATTAAAATAAAATCAGAATATGAAAAAGAAAAATAAAAACTTGACATCTCTCGAAGACTTTAAAGTGAAAAATTATGGCAAACGTGGGACAAAAAAACGCGAGGAATTAGAAGCCGGTTATGAAAACTTTAAAATCGGAGTTTTACTTCTTGAGGCAAGACTTGAAAAAGGTTTAACACAGGAACAACTTGCGGCTAAAGCAGGGACAACAAAATCTTATATCTCAAAAATTGAAAATAATATAAAAGAAGTTCGTATTTCGACTCTTCAAAAGATTGTGGAGACCGGACTTGGAGGACATCTTGAATTATCGATCAAATTATAATGAATATTAACCAAAGAATAAACCGCACATAACAAGCACATTTGCGCCAGCGGGGCGACGACCACCTCAGAATAATTTTCAATAACCTAAAACTTTGTATTTTTATTAAAGATTTTCGATTGCCTTCCCCGCCTTCGCAAATCTGCTGCACGTTATGTGTAATGCTACCAAAAATGCAATCCCGACCATTAAAATCTCCACCTACTACATTTTGACTATCTTTGTAAAGTCATAAAACTGGATGAAACAGCGAATTTACATAGACAGGTCAGTGATTGGCGGTTACTTTGACGAAGAGTTCAAAGAAGCAACAATTAAGTTGTTTGAGCGACTTGAGAACAATGAAATAATTTTTGTCGTTTCTGATTTACTTGACCTTGAATTAATAAACGCGCCTCAGCAGGTTAGAGACCATTTATCAAAATATTCACCAGACAAGTTCCAGAGAATTGAACTGACAGAAGAAGTAGTTAAACTTGCTGACACCTACATTGAAGAAAAAGTTGTTGGTAAAACAAGCTTGGAGGACTGTCGTCATATTGCTTTAGCGACAATAAACAAAGTAGATGTTTTAGCAAGTTGGAACTTTTAACATATTGTTAACCTTGACAGAATAAAAGGTTATAATTCAGTAAATTTAAAACTTGGTTATTCAATGATAGAAATTAGAAGTCCTAAAGACCTTGTAAATTATGAAAACGATTAATAAAGAAAAACAGTTTGACGCTGTAAAAATGATGAGAGATATCCGAGATAAAATAAGTTCGGACACTCAAAATATGACTTTTGACGAGTTAAAAAATTATATCAAACAACAACTTACAGACAGCAAATCAAAAATTGTTGGACAATAGTTTTCACGTGTGAATGCACTACACATAACAAGCACATTTGCGCCAGCGGGGCGATGATCACCTCCGAATAATTTCCGATAACCTAAAACTTTGTATTTTTATTAAAGATTTTCGATTGCCTTCCCCGCCGTCGCAAATCTGCTGCACGCTGGCGGCAAGTTTTGAGCGACAACACGAGCCTCAACGACAGATATAGACAATGGAAATAAAACACATTTACTGGTTCGCTTATTTCAACCTTAACGTACCAAGTGTGCGTTACAGAGCAAAGTTTCCTTTGCAACAATTCAGAGACAAACACGGAATTACTTTTTCAATCGTTTACCCGGGTTACGACCTTCAAAACATGAGCAACTTCATTCTGACATTTTTCTCTGCTCTTTTTTTTAGAAAGAGTAACTCTATAATTGTGTTTCAGAAAATTCATACAAGTGGCATTTATGCGACAGCTTTAAAAGTGCTTTTGTTTTTTAGACCACAGCATACTCTTTATGACATTGACGATGCTGAGCATACAAGACGACCAACACATACAATTCACCATTTTATAAAAAGATGTTCTGCTTGTTCTGCAGGCAGCAAATCGCTAATTGACTATATCAGACAATTTAACCAAAATGTTTTTCTTTTAACCTCACCTGTTTTTGATCACGGCTTGACAAAGGCAGCATTAGAAAAGACTTTTACCATTGGTTGGGTTGGCTATTACGGTGCTCACAGACAAAGTTTGACTGAATTATTTTTCCCTTCACTTTACAAAATTGACTTTCCGTTAAAACTAAAACTGCTTGGTGTTTCGGACAAGGTAGAGGAACAAGAGATTAAATCATACTTTAAGCACAATAAAAACATTACAGTTGAAACTCCACTTGATTTAGACTGGCTAGATGAACATTCTATTTATGAACTAATCACAACCTTTGACTTTGGCGTTTCACCTCTTATTGACAACGAGTTTAATCGTGGCAAAACTGCTTTCAAACTAAAGCAATGCATGTCGTGTGGTGTTCCTGTTTTAGGTAGCAGAGTAGGTGAAAACATAGCGTTTCTACAAGACGGTATTAATGGCTATTTATGCGACACCCCCAACGACTATTTTCAAAAATTGATTTCATTAAAAAGTTCACAGAATGACTGCTACACAAAACTTAGCGTGAACGCAAAAAAAACTTTCCATACATATAGCATTGACAATTATTGCACAACATTTATAAACTATTTCAAATGACGACAGCTTTTCGGACAAGAAGTAAACCAGCCGTCAACATCGGTTTTGAGTCAGGCAGGGTGAAGTGCTTCTATCGACAATTTTGTGTATAATTGAGGTGCGGTTCTTCGTATCGAGTGTATTGCTAAAATGCCCGCCCGAACGCAAAGCCGAAAAACGTTATGCGCAACTAATGTATCCACAATACGTTCAATCTTGCAGAAAGAAATAATATTGATAAATTAAATTTATATTGTGTGACTTTTGAACCCCTATTTCTTTTTAACTAAGAAAGGATTAAACTTAATGAAATATATTTTTTAACTCTTACAATAAAAATGAGGTCGACTTTTGAAAAAATAGGTCTAATTGGAAAGGCCACTTATATTTTAGACATGCGAAATACAGAATTTCGGGGTTATCTGCAAAGTGTTGTTGGAAATAAAAAGGAATTAAAATTATTTATAAACCCTGATTTTCAATATTATGGACAAGTCGACTTATCATCTTTTGAAATTACAGAAAATGATACGACTTTTGGGAACACAAGTGATGCAAAACTAACAGGAATAGTTATAGAGCTCGAGGATAAAATTGAAATACAAATTGAATCCCTTTTATTAGATGCACGAGAGTATTTATTCGTCATTGCAGGAATTACTATGCTTATCCTTGGGCTTTATAAAATTCTCACTGGTGACATAACAAATGAAGACTATTCGGTCGCACTTATTGGTATATTTTTTTTAGTTTTTACCTATTGCTATATAAGAATTGATTCAAGGAAGGCAATAAAACATTTTGATTCGACCATTGAAAAAATAATAAAACTCTCAAAATAATAATTCTAACATAATCTATCTATTGCAAATCTAATTAGGAATAGAAATGGCAGCGCATAACCAGCACATTTGCGCCAGCGGGGCGACAACATCCTCCGAATAATTTTAAATATCCTAAAACTTTGTATTTTTATTAAAGATTTTCGATTGCCTTCCCCGCCATCGCAAATCTGCAAAACGTTATAGGCAATAAAATTTCACTGAATGCTGACATTAACATAGACAATAATCAAATCTAATACCTTAATGTACAAATCATGAGTTGGGACTTCGTTTTAATAAATTTCAGACAGTTGACAGCAATTATGAAACTCCGCTTTATATTTATAGTTATTATTACATTCTACCCAAGTTGTAAAAAAAGATACTATAGATACAAACGAACAATTGATTAATATCGTAAAACATTTACAAGAAGGAGATATAGATAATATTAAAAAAGATTTTTATTCTGATGAATATTTTGATGATTTGCCAAATGTTGAGCAAACATTAAAACAGTATAAATTATTGATTGAAAATCTTGAAATCGATAAAAAAGAAAATATAATACTTGAAGAAGGAAAACAGATCATTACAAGTAAATATCTTCCAAAAGACTCTATTTTAATAACAACTGCGCTTATTCCACTCGGAGTAAATCTTCCTTCCCCTGTGCCGCCATATTTTGTTGAACTAAATTTCATAATAGTTGAAAATGAAATTAAATTATTAGGTCTCAAAGTATCTAGTACAAAGATGCCTCCAGAGATAAATGAACTTGTTTTAGAAAATAGAATATTCATTGACAAAACCCACATAAAGGATGTTTCACTTATGTACGAAGGAGGTTATAAAAATCCTTTAATCTTTAAAAGAAAAGAAAGCCTCTATTCAGATTTAGGAAGCCAAGTCCAAAATCTAAACGCACTTTTAGATTTGATAAATAATGCAAAAATAGTAAAGTCGCAAAAGGAAACAGATACTCGGCGCTTTAATGGAGATCCAGAACTTGGAATTGTAAACATTACTCTAGATAATGAGTATGCATGGACAGTATTCACTTTAATTTCAGAAGAGAATTTCAAACCTGAAACGTTTTATGGTACGTTCGAATTAAGGTATTCTAAATACTTAAATTTAGCCGCTACTTATTGGATTGAAGTTGAAAATAAAGAACTTGCTAAAAAGTTAATACTTGATTTATGTCATTCAGGAGAGAACAAAAGAACTGAACCAAAAAAAAGTGGGAAATTGGAAGTAACGAAAAAATAATACCTGGTGTCAAAAGCAGCAATGTATTGGAGAAAGTACAAACTTGAGACAGACTGAAAGAAATTAACATTGACAAATGGAAGAACAAATAATAAAAATTGACACTGGGACAGCTAAGGTTCTTGACCTTGACGCTGATGGGAAAGGTTTGTATTTAGCTTTTTGCAACAACGGACAAGTTATCTCAAACAACAAAAACGTTTTTATCAATTCGCAAATTCAATACCCAATTATTCGCATTTTTGATTACAATAAATTCCTACTTGCGGACTGCAGAACGGTAGAGAACAAGCCCAATGCTTTTATTTACGACTTCGCAGGACAACTTCTAAATTCATTTGTTCTGGGAGATGGCATCCAAGATATATTGATACATCACAACAAGATTATAGTAACCTATTTCGACGAGGGTGTATTTGGTGCTGACGGACCAAACAACAACGGACTTACTGTTTTTAGTTTGGACGGGAAGCAAGAATTTGGTTTCAACGAAAGCGTTGAAGGGCTCCATATTTATGATTGCTATTGTATTTGCAAACACGGCATAGACAAAGTTTTGTTTTACGCTTATGACTATTTTGATGTCACCGAGCTAAACCTTGACTCTTATGAATGGCAACAAATAATAACACCAATGGACTTTAAAGGTTCTTCTGCATTGACAATCAAAGACAAGAAAATAATTTTCCACTCAAACTATGATGACAAACTAAGTTTCTTTGAGTGGGACACATTGTCAATGGAAGTTAACAAAATCGGAAAATATTCATCGCAGCTAAAGGGGTTGGAAAACGGAAAATTTTTGGCGGTTGGAGAATGTGGATTCACAATAATATCGATTTGACCAAAGAATATAATTTATTGGAACTTCACCTTTCAAATGTATAGTTATACAGCTGCTAACAAGCACATTTGCGCCAGCAGGGCGACGACCTTCTTAGAATAATTTTCGATATCCTAAAACTTTGTATTTTTATTAAAGATTTTCGATCGCCTGCCTCGCCATCGCAAATCTGCAAAACGATTTACGCCAACAGGACGACGACCACCTCAGTATAATTTTCGATATCCTAAAACTTCGTATTTTTATTAAAGATTTTCGATTGCCTTCCCCGCCGTCGCAAATCTGCTGCACGTTAGCGGTAATTTTCGTACAACAGAAAACACCGTCATTTGACAAATAAAAAACTTGAACTATGATAGCTACTTTAATCATCGTTGGACTTTTACTACTTCCCGTAATTTATAATTTGGTTTTCCCATTTAAGAAACCATATATGGACAATTACTTTACTCCCGGCCTATCTTTTACAAGTACAGCCGAAGGTGTTACCCAAACAGTTATCAAACAAGACGGCAACAAAGTTTATTGTGAGACCAAATTTGAAGCAAAGGCAATTGGGCCCCCTGAGCATTTGCATTTGAGTTTGGACGAAAGTGCCACAGTAGTAAAGGGAACATTGACAACAAAAGTTGGGGGTGAAATAAAAAAACTAAACGCTGGTGACAGAGTTATTTTACCAAAAGGAATTTATCATAGAATGTATAACGAGACAGACAACGAAGTTGTAATAAAACCTGAAAAAGCTGATGACTATTTGCCCATTGAATTAGCCTATTCCCTTTCTCAATTGTATCCATTAATGAAACCAAGGGGTGGACTTACTTTAAAAATGTTTGCAAAAATTTGCGTGCTTGACGAGTTGTTTGACACTATTGTAGTTGGACCTCCACCTCCAGTATTTAAAGCAATAAAAAAAACGGCTAAACCCTATGCCCGGCTATTTGGTGTAACACCTTATGACGACAAATCAAAACCGAAATAAAAAACTACACTAACAGCACATTTGCAATTGGCGGGGTTTCGTGCTCCGCAGACAGTTTGTGGGAGCAGAAAGTGCAGTTTTCCGAATGAACATTTGTGCTGGAAATCCCACCCATCGCAAATCTGCAAAACGTTATGTGCAATTTTAAAATTATGTATATCCTTACAGAAGAAAATGTCGACTGCTCCTTTATGCAGACAATTATAAAGCTCCCACAATCTAGGGACGACTTAAAATCTGCGTTTATAGATACCTCAGTCATAGAAAAACTTTTATTGTATGTTGACCTCACTGACAACTTGTTGAAAGAATTTGCCGAGCACCCCCATATTGCTGACTTCATATTAAAATCTAAACATCTAGATGAAATCTATTATGTTAAAACATTCCCATATAACGAGCCTTATGGTGCGGATAAGGTTGAAGAATATATTTGTTATGGAGAATATCATAGAAATTTAACCCGCGAGTATAAAAACTTATTTTTTCGCGTAGACCAAAAATGGGACAAATTCAACTTCCCAAAATTTGAACAAGACAAAATAACTGAGGTTTTTAAAAAAAATCTTCCGTTATTTTCTGGTACAGTTTGCGATACGATATTTCCTGCTGTTTATTTGGAACAAAATAAACTAAACAATAAATCAGACCTTTTAAACAATCATTTGCTTGACAAATCTCTCCTTGACAGCCTCTATTTATTTTCAAAAGACTACTGGGGCAATGCTGCCTTCCTAGACAACAACGGAAATTTATTTGAATATAAACACAAGGAGCGCACTTTGCTTCAATCTGACAATGATTTAATCTCCTGGACGGATAACAAATTGAAGAATGTTTTCATGCTATAGTGCGCTAATTAAAAACTGCAGATAACCAGAACGTTTGCGCCAACGGGGCGACGACCACTTCAGAATAATTTTCGATAAACTAAAACTTCGTATTTTTATTAAAGATTTTCGATTGCCTTTCCCGCCGTCGCAAATCTGCAAAACGTTATGTGCAACCTTATGGCAACCATTGAAATTACATTAACATAAACAAAAAACCAATTAGTATGACAAACGAATTTAAAAATTGCCAATCTTGTGGAATGCCTTTAAAACGAGACCCAAAAAGTGGAGGAACAAATGCTGATGGAAGTATCAGCAAAGTGTATTGTTCTTACTGCTATGAAAAAGGTGAATTCACTTATAAAGGAAATGATGTAAAAGAATTTCAGGAATTGAACAAACAAAAAATGATGGAAGGCGGACACTCAAAATTCTTCGCTTGGTTATTTACAAGAGGAATGAAGCGATTAGGAAGATGGAAAAACAATTAGCATTTTTTCACATCAGATAATAACTAAATAATGATACAGTTCATGGCTTCTAATAAACTTCTCTGCAGACTTCAAACAGCTGTGCTTCGTGGCGAGAGCAGCAGTATGCGTATAATAACGACTTAGCGCAAGCGGAGCTAACGTGCTTCGTATGACAGTTTTTCGTAAATTTGAATATTCGGCTTCGTAGAAAGTTTTGTGGTGAAAATCCCCGCCTGCGCCAAGCCGCAAAACGTTATGCGTAATTTCATACTATGAGATCCACTACATTTTGTATTATAACTATTTTTACAATATTATCCTTTTAATGTAATCAAAATGCTAAAAAACCAAACAAAAAAGTAGAAGATATAACATTCACCTCAACCAACAGTAATATGAAACAAGTGCTTCAACAAATATCTTTCAATACAATTAGAAACGGGGAATTTAAACCTTCCGCAGAGCAGGTCAAAAATCAATGGCTTGGTAATAGTCCAGCTTCCTCTGAAGAAATAGAGAAAGCGGAAAATCGATTAAATGTAATATTACCTGATGATTATAAATTATTTCTCGAAAACTGTAATGGATTTCCAGCAAGTAGTTTTACCGAACCAACATTTCACCCGGTTAATGAAATTGATTATTTGAAAAATGTAGATCCACAATTGATTGAAATATGGATTGAAACTGGAAATGTGGAAGAAGGTAAAATGTTAGAAAAGAGTATAATTATAGCAGGAAAGTATGAAGAACAATATTTTTTGCTAATACCTCCTACCGATCCTAAAACATTTTGGAAATATTGGAAATTTGCCCATTGGCATCCTGGAGAAGTGGAGTTTCAAGACCTAATGTCATATTGGACTGACGTATTAAACTTTACAAAAGGCCTTTAAATTTGTAAAAACTACCCGTAACAACACATTTGCGCCATCAGGGCGACAACATCCTCCCAATAATTATCGATAACCCAAAACTTCGTATTTTTATTAAAGATTTTCGATTGCCTTCCCATACGTCGCAAATCTGCAAAACGTTGTGCGCCATTTTACCGAACCATATAACAACTATTAAAACTACGAAAAAATAACAATTTTTGCTTAAATTTAACGTATATACAAAATGAAACTGAAAGAAAATACAAAAAAAGTAGTTGATGCAATTGTGTTTGGTTATACTAACAAGAAATTAAATGTATTGCTAATCAAAAGATGGATTTTTGTTCGATATTAATTTTTCGTAAAAGGAATGAACATTATGCCCCATTATTTTTACGAGACAATTTATCAACTTCGAGCAAACGAAGAAATCATTTTGTACGACAATTTGCTTTATTTTAAAGGAGATGACGAAGCGTTGGTAAAAGAATTTCTGCAAATTGAATTTGATGTTGAGTCCGAAAATCATCCTTTTTCTACACCAAAATACAATGCAGAATCGGCTTTATGGGCAGCAAAAATAGTTTATACTGCTTGCCAAATTTTATTGTACCGAGAGCATAAAGAAGCAGAGTTGACTGATTTATTGCCCTTATTTTCACAACCAATTACTACAGAAGCTATACTTTCGGCAGATTTATGTTTGCGTTTTTTACCTCAAATATTGGCAGAAGCCAAACTGATAGACCCTGAAGATCATGTGATTCCTATTCTTGAAAATATTTTAAACCAATGTCATTATTCTGGAATTGGGATAATATTAGCTCTTGAAAATTTAGACTTTGATCCGATTTTTAGCAACCCTTGTTTGGAACAATTGTATATAGATAGAGTGATTGAAACAAAAGATAGAAAACGAGCTGAATTGCCTCAAATGCTTGAAAAGATTAGGGCAACGCTTGGTAATTATACCGAAAATTATTGGAATGAATTTAAGAAATCAGATTAAATAAATGGAAAATTTAAACAAACTAAATGCAGTTTTAAATTATGTAAAGCATGCATTTATTGGCAAAGATGAGATTATAGACTTGCTTGGTATTTCTTTGATTGCTAGAGAAAATGCTTTTCTTCTTGGTCCGCCTGGCACTGCAAAAAGTGCCATTGTAAGAATGCTTTCGCAATGTATCGAAGATGGAAAAAACTTTGAATATCTGTTGACACGATTTACCGAACCCAATGAAATTTTTGGACCATTTGATATTCGCAAACTCAAAGAAGGGGAACTGATTACCAATACAGAAGGTATGCTGCCAGAGGCTTCTTTGGTTTTTTTAGATGAGATATTTAATGCCAATAGTGCTATTTTGAATAGTTTATTGATGGCATTGAACGAAAAAATATTTAGGCGAGGTAAAGAAACAAAGAAGTTGCCCGCATTAATGTTTGTGGGGGCTAGTAATATATTGCCCGAAGAGGAGTCTTTGAATGCACTACTAGACAGATTTTTAATAAGAGCCAAATGCGATTATGTAGATCCAGATAAATTGCACGATGTGCTTTTGGCTGGTTGGAATTTGGAAAATAATAGTCAAAGAGAAATGCAGACTATTACATCCAAAGAGATAAGAAACCTACAATTACAAGCACGAAAAATAGATTTAACACCTATCCGAAAAGAGTATATTGATATTGTACATTCTTTGAGAAATACAGGCATTAAGGTTTCGGACAGGCGAGCCGTAAAATTACAAAATCTGATAGCAGCAAGTGCATTAATATGTGGCCGAACCGAAGCAATAAAAACCGATATGTGGGTGCTGAAATATATTTGGGACACTGAAGAGCAAATAGAAATTCTGGAAGGCATTATTAATAATATTATTGACAAAGAGATAGATGAAAAGTCGCACCCACAGGCACTTTTAAACAAAGCTCCCAATCCCGAGGAAGTGATGAAAGAAGTACAGTATTTAAAAGATAAATGGCAAAATGAAACTTTGACTTTTGAAGAACAAAATGTAGTAAAAGATAAACTAAGATATGTACAGAATAGGTGTGCTTGGATTAAAAATGTGGAGCAAAAGCAATACATTCAAATAGAAATAGAAAATTTATGGCAGAAAATTTTGCAGACCATTTAGTACAAATAGAGACAGTTCACAAAGAACATTTGGGACAAATAAGGCATTGGGACAATCTGAAAATAGCCACCGAAGCCAACTATATTTGGATAAAAAATTTTACCGAATTGCAATTAGCCTCAGCCGAATTGCAATCTATTCCATTTACAAAAACATTTGTTTGTAAAGACAATCTACTGTTTCCGAAAGGAAATCTTTTGCCCTTCAAAAAAATGCCCAATCTTTTGTGGACACCAATAGAAAGGGCATTGAGCATTGAATTGTCTAATTTTAATCACAATTTTTTTGGAATTCATCAGTCTGTAGAAATTAAACTTATTTCTACCGAAGCAGAGCAAAAAGCCACTGTTTTATTGGTAAATAAACATACCGCAAGTAAATACATTTCAAATGCTTCGGCTATTCGTTTAAAACCTTTGAAATGGGTATTGATAGATGCTGAAAATGCTTTGATATTTGGTGAGCCGATGCTGCCTGTTGATGGCAAAACATTTTGGCAAAAAGGTAATTTCATATTTCCAGTGGGGCTTCATTTGGAATTTCTGTTGTTAGAAAAAATTATAGAAAAAAAACTCAATCCCTACCAAACTCAATCGATTTGGTGGACTTCGGAATACAGTTATTGTTTGATAGATAGAACGAAGCTAAAGCCTTTATCCATCTCCTCCTGGAAACAAACCCTTAAAATAGATTGATATGAATGCCAGTGATTATTTTCGATCTTATGAAGAATATTTTTGGCTTTGGGAAGATGAAAACGAAGTATTGACTATCAATGGCGGTAGTACGATTGCTTATACAGAAGAACTAATACCTATTTTGGCCGCCATTGCCGAGAGGGGCTTGCCTTCATTTGGGGCTATTTTATGTGCAATGATAGCAATAAACAGAACCGAAGAGAATTCTTTAGATTTTGTGTATAAAATATTGTCAGCATTAGAATTTAATGAGCATTTTAAAAATTCAGATTTAAAAGAAAGTTTTAATTTTCTTACCATTTTGCAATCCCTGCCCGATGAGTATAAAATAGGAAAGAGAAAACAAATATTATTAACAACCATTTTTGAAAATGCACACAATAGAATCAATTCTTCTACATCAATAGGTATTGTAAATGTTTTAAAAGAAGAAAAAAGAAGGACTCGCTTTCAAAAGTTAAGCGTATTGACTGGAAATGTTTTTGCAAAAGATATCAAGGTTTTCCAAATACTCTCCCGAAAGTTTACAAGCATTCAGTCTATAATAGATGCAATGGGCGATTTGCCCGAAATTGCAGAAGAGTTATTACCTCAATTAGATACAAGATCTACAACCGAAATAAACTACAAAGATTTTGTAGAAGAATTGATGGACAATTCGCAAACATTTCAAATAGGGGCATTGATAAAACCCATTTGGGCAGGATTTAATGTTCCTATTTTCAATGCCCATCCTAGCGAACAGCCTTTGGGCGGGGTGTCAGATTTATCCAATAAAGGTGATTTCGACAAACTTTTGGTATCCGAATTTGCTAATGACGACTTGCTTTTTATGTCACGTTTGGCCAATAACGAAGCCTTGTATTTACATAGAGAAATGCCACCAATTACCGACAAATTGCAAAGAATTATTCTGATAGATATTTCATTGAAAACTTGGGGCATTCCAAAAATATTAGGCTATGCCAGTAGTTTAGCTATTTCCAAACATCCAAAATCGAAGAGCGAAAGCAAGTTGTTTTTGGTTGGAGATACTTTTTTACCAATGGAATACGAAAAAACGAGTAATGTTATCGACGGTTTGCAACAAGTAGCTTTGGGCTTGAATGCCCAAAAAGGGATTGCGGCATTTTTGGAATCAAATAAACAAAACAAGCAATTAGAAATATTTTATATTACCACTCCCGAAGGGCTTAAATATCCTGAAATAGCCAGGTTACTGGCAGAAAACCATACGCTTTTCCGCTACATTATTACTACTAATATTGAAGGCAATATTTATTTTTATAAAAATAAAAACAATGCCTTTAAGCATTTGCAAACCATTAAATTGCCTTTAGA
The genomic region above belongs to Bacteroidota bacterium and contains:
- a CDS encoding SMI1/KNR4 family protein, whose protein sequence is MKQVLQQISFNTIRNGEFKPSAEQVKNQWLGNSPASSEEIEKAENRLNVILPDDYKLFLENCNGFPASSFTEPTFHPVNEIDYLKNVDPQLIEIWIETGNVEEGKMLEKSIIIAGKYEEQYFLLIPPTDPKTFWKYWKFAHWHPGEVEFQDLMSYWTDVLNFTKGL
- a CDS encoding AAA family ATPase: MENLNKLNAVLNYVKHAFIGKDEIIDLLGISLIARENAFLLGPPGTAKSAIVRMLSQCIEDGKNFEYLLTRFTEPNEIFGPFDIRKLKEGELITNTEGMLPEASLVFLDEIFNANSAILNSLLMALNEKIFRRGKETKKLPALMFVGASNILPEEESLNALLDRFLIRAKCDYVDPDKLHDVLLAGWNLENNSQREMQTITSKEIRNLQLQARKIDLTPIRKEYIDIVHSLRNTGIKVSDRRAVKLQNLIAASALICGRTEAIKTDMWVLKYIWDTEEQIEILEGIINNIIDKEIDEKSHPQALLNKAPNPEEVMKEVQYLKDKWQNETLTFEEQNVVKDKLRYVQNRCAWIKNVEQKQYIQIEIENLWQKILQTI
- a CDS encoding ribosomal protein L7/L12, whose amino-acid sequence is MNASDYFRSYEEYFWLWEDENEVLTINGGSTIAYTEELIPILAAIAERGLPSFGAILCAMIAINRTEENSLDFVYKILSALEFNEHFKNSDLKESFNFLTILQSLPDEYKIGKRKQILLTTIFENAHNRINSSTSIGIVNVLKEEKRRTRFQKLSVLTGNVFAKDIKVFQILSRKFTSIQSIIDAMGDLPEIAEELLPQLDTRSTTEINYKDFVEELMDNSQTFQIGALIKPIWAGFNVPIFNAHPSEQPLGGVSDLSNKGDFDKLLVSEFANDDLLFMSRLANNEALYLHREMPPITDKLQRIILIDISLKTWGIPKILGYASSLAISKHPKSKSESKLFLVGDTFLPMEYEKTSNVIDGLQQVALGLNAQKGIAAFLESNKQNKQLEIFYITTPEGLKYPEIARLLAENHTLFRYIITTNIEGNIYFYKNKNNAFKHLQTIKLPLEKLWKKPLKPFEQKHIPYLPESNEVYPLLLPLPKKRSRLIPIRNEVYFVSNRCLFRIVNFGNQTNKKGCELVLKNVPANSNYELGKTDKGILLFLSFNPQNRGVIITDLETLQYAKVFFNEWKSSRIIEFIFLREQFTFQIRNADVYTFNANFETKIIEIEKKEYNSGVFNNDYTERQKQCIDLNAVFHGLAFNVLKNLKEVYINEENWLVFNSHQLKFQYGMQHMQFYHYNRMSKEPKVKAQYDSTKKAYVFNEGSEISVNGTGFFTLKSSNTDIPAIYISSTIDIILGVATETYFAGYDYFYGIPYFTFRLQSSGLKKVSAIKILKTYSGIGLKDAKNIIDTAPIQFAMYLKNDDAEKMTKELQDIGCEIAFYGNKKEQTIISNQEFYDAYIQKFITQIVQYESKN
- a CDS encoding helix-turn-helix transcriptional regulator, translated to MKKKNKNLTSLEDFKVKNYGKRGTKKREELEAGYENFKIGVLLLEARLEKGLTQEQLAAKAGTTKSYISKIENNIKEVRISTLQKIVETGLGGHLELSIKL
- a CDS encoding zinc ribbon domain-containing protein, giving the protein MTNEFKNCQSCGMPLKRDPKSGGTNADGSISKVYCSYCYEKGEFTYKGNDVKEFQELNKQKMMEGGHSKFFAWLFTRGMKRLGRWKNN
- a CDS encoding glycosyltransferase; the protein is MEIKHIYWFAYFNLNVPSVRYRAKFPLQQFRDKHGITFSIVYPGYDLQNMSNFILTFFSALFFRKSNSIIVFQKIHTSGIYATALKVLLFFRPQHTLYDIDDAEHTRRPTHTIHHFIKRCSACSAGSKSLIDYIRQFNQNVFLLTSPVFDHGLTKAALEKTFTIGWVGYYGAHRQSLTELFFPSLYKIDFPLKLKLLGVSDKVEEQEIKSYFKHNKNITVETPLDLDWLDEHSIYELITTFDFGVSPLIDNEFNRGKTAFKLKQCMSCGVPVLGSRVGENIAFLQDGINGYLCDTPNDYFQKLISLKSSQNDCYTKLSVNAKKTFHTYSIDNYCTTFINYFK
- a CDS encoding cupin domain-containing protein, coding for MIATLIIVGLLLLPVIYNLVFPFKKPYMDNYFTPGLSFTSTAEGVTQTVIKQDGNKVYCETKFEAKAIGPPEHLHLSLDESATVVKGTLTTKVGGEIKKLNAGDRVILPKGIYHRMYNETDNEVVIKPEKADDYLPIELAYSLSQLYPLMKPRGGLTLKMFAKICVLDELFDTIVVGPPPPVFKAIKKTAKPYARLFGVTPYDDKSKPK